The following proteins are encoded in a genomic region of Cydia pomonella isolate Wapato2018A unplaced genomic scaffold, ilCydPomo1 PGA_scaffold_124, whole genome shotgun sequence:
- the LOC133533212 gene encoding uncharacterized protein K02A2.6-like translates to MAHSYLGSLHNFDYKSGEWSIFKGKLTQFFKVNANSITADNKCAVLITHLSDDSYRLARNLVYPRDLEAHTYDELIAVLDKHFKIKKCSFANKAKFYSATKNPDESLGDWAARLRGLASHCDLGNALETVLTDRFVLGLGSGPERDKLFEQDAATLTFAKALEVAEQAASARQAQAMVGETGSIGNVPIKEEPVFRAAYAASPGRGGARGRASRGGGAGAGRATDIASGSKWHERDVVNRCNICGMKNHSAETCRYKGYKCGKCGVKGHLKKVCKLKFHNIQAQEGETETSCEDCEECALYNLRYEHYDPIILTVLINGDKFYMELDSGSGISVISDKCYKEYFSHIQLHDCNIKLCVYNGHKMTPMGVLLVNAEYNSIKDVLKIYVIPKGGPPLIGRDFMAKFGIKFTTEEYYNNNSIAIDHYAGEVRQLLHSYADLFSEGLGKFNKFKISLRLKENVVPGFFKPRPVPFALKHKVDEELERLVGLGILVPVNFSKYATPIVPVLKENGKIKIAGDYSVTLNKDLIIDKYPMPRIEEVFAKLGGGERFTKLDLSNAYNQFVLGDESRELTTISTTRGLFQYTRLVYGLANAPAIFQRTMETLLIGIDGVSIWLDDVCITGPDKATHLERLREVLFRIKDAGLKLQKDKCEFFKSSVTYLGYVIDKNGLRTCPRKIEAIVNAPRPNNVLDVKRFLGFINYYRKFIPRASSVLNPLHELLKVDAVWRWGPEQEKAFTAIKREMASGRVLTHFDPEARLVLSVDAGPAGLGAVISLGPEGHERPLAFASRALTPSEKNYSQVHKEAAAIVYGVKHFHQYLYGRSEPFVLKTDHRPLLAIFGKKNGISVMAASRLQRYAIYLSAYNYVISYITSEKNVVADYFSRAPPKVVNPSELNIDEGSSYLNFLDENTLPISFEDIRAATALDKTMKIVMKYIKNGWPRKIKCKNIQPYFRCKTDLEVEKGCILRGHRIVVPPAYRARVLEELHRGHLGIVKTKSIARGKLWWPGLDSDIERIVQNCTVCSKLRTAPPRSPLPWPRARACWERIHIDYVQVGQRMYLVVVDAFSKWLECVHMSKDVSSRSLIVKLKYLFSTFGLPKTIVSDNDPKINSGSVVDNIDNAAQANQSLPPPPAPVSAPSPRPMTFSPAPAPTAQALQPSSPCSPMSLSRPDAIENIDQDINEPLDIASDNDFYECDDNNVGGEETDRPVPESETLSSAPAGPASGSASASPAAPLSPAASADSQLLRPRAQQQLAQSEQPDNQSDPVPRRCSQNNVGGVICIDC, encoded by the exons atggcGCACTCTTATCTCGGTTCTTTGCATAATTTCGATTACAAATCCGGAGAGTGGTCTATTTTTAAGGGCAAATTAActcaattttttaaagtaaacgcTAATAGTATTACAGCTGATAACAAATGTGCAGTGTTAATAACGCATCTTTCGGACGATTCGTATCGCTTGGCACGTAATCTCGTGTACCCTCGTGATTTAGAAGCGCATACGTATGACGAACTTATTGCTGTTTTggataaacattttaaaattaaaaagtgttCGTTTGCTAATAAGGCGAAGTTCTACAGTGCGACGAAAAATCCAGACGAGTCTTTAGGAGATTGGGCGGCGCGGCTACGCGGGTTGGCAAGTCATTGCGACCTGGGCAACGCCCTGGAGACGGTGCTGACGGACCGTTTCGTCCTCGGTTTGGGTTCCGGCCCCGAGCGCGACAAGCTGTTTGAGCAAGACGCGGCGACCCTTACGTTTGCCAAGGCGTTGGAGGTCGCAGAGCAAGCGGCTAGTGCTAGGCAAGCCCAGGCGATGGTAGGCGAGACTGGCAGTATCGGTAACGTGCCGATAAAGGAGGAGCCGGTTTTCCGTGCGGCATACGCGGCGAGCCCTGGGCGCGGCGGCGCCCGTGGCCGTGCCAGCCGCGGTGGCGGAGCTGGCGCCGGTCGTGCTACGGACATCGCATCGGGTTCCAAATGGCATGAACGTGATGTAGTAAATAGATGTAATATTTGCGGGATGAAGAACCACAGTGCGGAAACGTGTCGTTATAAAGGTTATAAGTGCGGCAAGTGTGGTGTTAAGGGACACCTAAAGAAAGTATGCAAACTAAAATTTCACAATATCCAAGCACAGGAAGGAGAAACGGAAACTTCTTGCGAGGACTGTGAGGAGTGTGCGCTATACAATTTAAGGTATGAACATTACGATCCGATTATATTAACTGTATTAATCAACGGCGACAAATTTTACATGGAATTAGACTCGGGTTCTGGAATAAGTGTGATTTCCGATAAAtgttataaagaatatttttctcatattcAGTTACACGACTGCAACATTAAATTGTGTGTTTATAACGGGCATAAAATGACGCCAATGGGTGTATTGTTAGTAAATGCTGAGTATAATTCAATTAAAGACGTTCTTAAGATATATGTGATACCTAAAGGAGGCCCACCCTTAATTGGCCGTGATTTTATGGCTAAATTCGGCATCAAATTTACTACTGaggaatattataataataatagtatagcCATTGACCATTACGCCGGGGAGGTCCGGCAATTATTACATTCTTATGCCGATTTGTTCAGCGAGGGATTGgggaaatttaataaatttaaaatttcacttCGCCTTAAGGAAAATGTTGTACCAGGTTTTTTTAAGCCCCGGCCAGTCCCCTTTGCCCTTAAGCACAAAGTTGATGAGGAACTCGAACGTCTTGTTGGTTTAGGTATACTGGTACCAGTTAACTTTTCGAAGTACGCGACTCCAATTGTTCCGGTTTTGAAGGAGAACGGGAAAATTAAAATTGCAGGCGATTATTCGGTAACACTAAACAAAGACTTGATTATAGACAAATATCCTATGCCGCGCATAGAAGAAGTATTTGCGAAGTTGGGGGGCGGCGAACGTTTTACAAAGCTGGATTTGAGCAATGCGTATAACCAATTCGTATTGGGTGACGAGTCTCGGGAGCTCACTACCATCAGCACCACGCGGGGGTTGTTTCAATATACCAGGCTCGTATATGGTCTGGCCAATGCGCCGGCTATATTTCAGAGAACAATGGAAACCCTGCTGATAGGAATAGACGGAGTGAGCATCTGGCTGGATGACGTGTGTATCACGGGCCCGGATAAGGCGACTCATTTGGAAAGGTTGCGTGAAGTATTATTTCGAATTAAGGACGCCggtttaaaattacaaaaggATAAGTGCGAGTTCTTTAAATCGAGCGTCACATATTTAGGTTACGTTATTGATAAAAACGGCCTTCGAACGTGCCCGAGGAAGATTGAGGCAATAGTTAATGCCCCTCGTCCAAATAATGTTTTAGATGTAAAGCGGTTTTTAgggtttattaattattatcgtAAGTTTATACCGCGTGCCTCAAGCGTACTTAATCCCTTGCACGAATTACTTAAGGTCGATGCTGTATGGAGATGGGGCCCCGAGCAGGAGAAGGCATTTACCGCGATTAAGCGGGAGATGGCTTCGGGGCGAGTCCTAACTCATTTTGACCCAGAAGCGCGCCTGGTTTTGAGTGTTGACGCTGGACCCGCCGGCCTGGGTGCCGTGATATCGCTTGGGCCGGAAGGTCACGAGCGACCCCTGGCTTTCGCCTCCCGGGCACTTACACCCAGCGAAAAAAATTACAGCCAGGTCCACAAAGAAGCCGCAGCCATCgtgtacggagtgaaacatttTCACCAGTATCTTTACGGGCGAAGTGAACCATTTGTACTCAAAACTGACCACCGACCCCTACTTGCCATATTTGGCAAGAAAAATGGCATATCCGTTATGGCGGCTTCGCGTTTACAACGGTACGCTATTTACTTATCAGCCTACAACTACGTCATTAGTTACATTACTAGTGAAAAAAATGTTGTGGCCGACTATTTCTCTAGGGCACCGCCGAAAGTAGTAAATCCGTCTGAGTTAAACATTGACGAGGGAAGTTCATACTTAAACTTTTTAGACGAGAATACTTTGCCAATATCGTTTGAAGATATTAGGGCGGCGACGGCCTTAGACAAAACAATGAAAATTGTTATGAAGTACATTAAAAACGGGTGGCCGCGTAAAattaaatgcaaaaatattCAACCATATTTTAGATGTAAAACCGATTTAGAAGTCGAAAAGGGTTGTATTTTACGCGGTCATCGAATAGTTGTCCCTCCGGCTTATAGGGCACGCGTGTTAGAGGAATTGCATAGGGGACACTTAGGAATCGTAAAAACTAAGAGTATTGCGCGCGGTAAACTTTGGTGGCCAGGTTTGGACTCCGATATAGAACGCATTGTGCAAAATTGCACCGTATGCAGTAAGCTGCGGACCGCCCCACCCCGCTCGCCCCTTCCGTGGCCTCGCGCGCGCGCATGCTGGGAACGTATTCATATTGACTACGTGCAGGTTGGGCAAAGGATGTACTTGGTCGTGGTAGATGCATTCAGCAAATGGTTGGAGTGCGTACATATGAGTAAAGATGTTTCATCAAGATCcctaattgtaaaattaaaatacctattttcaACATTCGGCTTACCCAAAACTATAGTGTCAGATAATGACCCAAAAATAAATA GTGGGTCGGTtgttgataatattgataacgCTGCGCAAGCAAACCAgtcgctgccgccgccgcctgcGCCTGTTTCCGCACCTTCCCCGCGGCCTATGACCTTTTCGCCCGCTCCGGCGCCGACGGCACAGGCGTTGCAACCCTCATCTCCGTGCTCTCCTATGTCATTGTCGAGGCCGGAcgcaattgaaaatattgatcaAGATATAAACGAGCCACTAGATATTGCATCCGACAACGACTTTTATGAGTGTGATGATAATAATGTGGGGGGAGAGGAAACGGATCGACCGGTGCCAGAATCAGAAACGCTAAGCTCTGCACCCGCGGGCCCCGCGTCCGGCTCGGCTTCCGCGAGCCCTGCAGCGCCCCTGTCCCCCGCGGCCTCCGCGGACTCGCAACTGCTGCGCCcgcgcgcgcagcagcagctAGCCCAGAGCGAGCAGCCCGATAACCAGTCGGATCCGGTTCCGCGCCGAT GTTCCCAGAATAATGTGGGAGGAGTGATATGTATTGACTGTTGA